The Lacerta agilis isolate rLacAgi1 chromosome 14, rLacAgi1.pri, whole genome shotgun sequence sequence TGCAATCGCCCATTCAGACATGCAGCCGCTCAGAGGTTTGGATCTTTGGAGATGGAACAGAAAGCCCTGTGGAGAAGCACTGGAGgtctcaccatgcaagggaagtGGGAGGGACTCCCTCGGACGCTGGTGgacccttggaggtttttaagcagaggttggatggccacctgtgaAGGACGCTGCAATTgggattcccgcattgcagggggttgggctggatgaccctcgggggtcccttccaactccacggtTCTTTTTCCGTGGAAGGAAACAAACCTGGGCTGGGAGTGAAGGAGGGCTGAGTGCTGAGAGTGGTTGgaagtttttaagaagaggtcAGGCCTCCCTGCCCTGTATTTCATAATCCCCCCAAGGACGGCCCAGGGCCGATAGAACAGGCCGATAGAACAACTGAGGCAGCAGCTTATTTAAATGCAACCTCACAGACGTGCACAAATGCAAAAAACACATAAATGTTCTTGTTAAATTTGGAGAGAAGCTTTCCCATCCATGGGAGGAGAGCATGGACAGAGGCGTCTTGTCCCCTTGCCCCTTTCGAAGGAGGAGTCCGTTTCCCTGTGGGGGAAGCGTCTGGCTCCTCTGGCTTGGTCCCGACGAAGATCCCTGAGCGATTACACCGTGGAGATTACACCATTCTGCACCGCCGCCCTGAGGAGGTGTCGGCTGAGCGCAGGCCCTGCTGCTGTCCAGTCCGCCTAGGCCACCCTGTCCGGTGCCACCTAGGTCTTCTGGCGCCCCGGAGGTGGGGCAGCGCAGCCCGTTGCCAGCAGAGTCCGAACCGTCTTGGCCACGCGGGGCAGACCCTCCTCTTCCAGCACGTGGTGGGGGGAGCAGAGAGACTCctgaggggtgggggggcacgggagggggggcagaagttagcaaaggggggcaggggggcgggcacCCAGGCAGGCACCCTTACTGGACACAGGAGATGGTGGGAAAGTGTTCCTGCACAGACAAGGTGTATATATGCGCACACCTGAGGTCAGGATTGCAAAAGCAaactccctcccaccacccctggcgGTTACAGGAAGAGAAAAAATACAAAGACAACCGAGAAGGCGAAGGAGGCCGAAAGGAAGAGACGCCAcgaagaggctgctgctgctgccgtcctttgggggggaaatgaattcatTTTTTGGTATTTTACAATGTACAGAAATCGAGGCGGAGAGGAACAAAACGCAGGAGCTGCCCTCGAGAAGGAGCGCAAGGAAAAAGCAAGAGGAACGCAAACGCAGAATGTACAGCAGTCCTTTTTTCAGTGGGGTAGGGGAACcgtgaaaagtggggggggggacaacaagaACCCCAAAGCCCTTGAAAAAgatttttgccccccccctcaaggAGGGGGGCAGGCAATCGATGAAGAGCACCAAATATTTACAATTCTGTACATGcttaaaaagacaaaaaaccTTTTCTTTACATTACAGTATTCCATAATCATCTTctcttcaatatatatatatatatttatatattatataaaatatatatgtataatttaatatatttaaGGCAGCGGAGATGGGGAGCGAGACTAGAAGGGGCTGGAATTGGACTGCAGCCGTCCCTAGAAAGAGGAGCCGCTTTTGCCCTGAATTAAGGAGattcctgtccccaccccccaccgactTGGGGGTGCACCGTGCCAGAGAGATTATGGGGTGGAACACGGCAATgcctcccatctctccctccttccGTGGACCTTCGGAAATTGCACGTTTGGATTAAAGGCAGGAGTTCGAGTCCAGCATCGGATGCCCCTGGGAAGCCTCCTGGGTGCCACCAAAAGGGAAGAGGTCCACAACAGGCTTGAGAGGGGGCAAGGGCATTTGAGGAGGTAGGGGGCTTTAGCCCCAAACCAAGGGAGGTCTCGGGGCCTGCGTGCCAGGGGAGTTTGAGCTGCACACTTTGGGGTgcgaaacagccccccccccaaaaaatcctgcaAAGGTTTCCCAGCGCAGGGGATCGGGCAGAAACTCTGGGGTAGGGGGTGACATTTGCTTTAGGAACACCCTGCCGTTTCCAATCAAAAGCACAGCCTGCTAGGGCTCCCTTGCCGCATGCACGCAGCTCCCCACTGCAGGCACTCGTGAATTAGTGCAACGCAGTTTTAAGTGCACATGAACCGAGGGGCGGAGGAGGCTGGCGGCTTCTCCTCCCGGCGAAAAGACGGCACCCAAAACACCTTTCGCTAGGGGAACAAGGCACAGAGGATTCCGGGGTGCTGGCAGgggactcaccccccccccttgggcctGGCAGAGGGACTAATTCTGACTGGGGAAGGGAGAGCtcttattaagggggggggaattgcagggATTGCTGGCCTCAGAAAAAAAGGTTTTCGCCTGTGTCCCGCTTCAACTGCACTGCTGACACCCCGACTTCCACCCCTGTGCAAATAATGCAGCTGGGGAGTGTGGGGCGTGCGCCCTGACCCATGTCTGTCCTGGAGAACCTCTTCCTGCCCGGTGGGGGTGGccagggacaccccccccccccgctcagcaGCCGCAGAGGTTGCGATAGGCGAAGTAGAGGAGCAGCATGAGGACGACATAGAAGACGCCAAAGCCAGCCAGGTGCTCGGAGAGGGCGGGCGGGGCGAGGGGCCTCCCCACCCCGGGGTGCAGGGTGGCGGcgacggcagcggcggcggcagcagggccTCGAGGAGGCGGAGCAAGCCGCGGACGTTGCCTTGCAGGAGGGCGGCCACGTCGGAGGCGGAGCAGAGAGAGACCTGTGGCAGAGGGGAGAaacaggacacacacaaaaaaacacgcTGGTAGCACACGGAGGCACACGCACGGAGGAAGGGCCtgcgggtggggagggagggggctcaaAGTCTGCAGAGAAGGGCAGCCGGACCGGAAACCGGGCCTTATTTGGCCAACTGCCcccttgagattcctgcattgcggggggttgggctggatgaccctcgggggtccctttccagctctaccattctatgatcctGTGGGTGGTGGAGCCAGGTGGCTTTCTGCTGCCCAGAGGGCAGGAGCTGAACCCACGGCTTGAAACGGCAAAGGAGGAGATCCATTCCAATGTCGGAAATAACGTTCTGACGGCaaagagctgtttgagagtggaaccGTTTCCCTCGGAAACTGGCGGGCTCTCCTTCCTAGAAGGTGTTTTCAGCAGGGGTTGGGTGGCCGCCGGAGCCAGGGCTTCTCCAGCTGTGTTTCCTGCACtgcggggggttgggctggatgacccccgggggtcccttccaactctacggttctaagTTGTACTGGGGGGGAGTCGGTGGGGGCCGTGTGTGAGCAGGAATGGAAAGggagtgtgtgcgtgtttgtTGTGTAAAAACAGGGCATGGGGGCCATTTCTCAAAGGAGGgtcttcctgtccccccccccatcctccctcCCCAGCAGGCACAAGCAGCAGCACGCAAACAAGGCCCCCGCAGAAGCCCAACCTCACCTCCGGGAGCCCCATCTGGCGGCAGGCGGCCAAGAAGCTGTCCACGTTCTTCCGGCTTTTGATGGCGTTCAGCTTTGGCTGTTTCGAGAGGGAGCGAGAGAGCAGGTCAACCCAGCAAAGCCCAAGGGGAAGAAGGCTACccgcttggcatgcagaaggtcccggccTCAATCGACCCCCGGGATGGCCTGGCCGGGATTCTTCTCTGCCTAAAGTCCTGGGCAACCACGGCTGCCGGCCAGTGCAGGCCGTACTGAGCTGGTTGAAGCTTCCCGGACCCCTCGGGCTGGGCAGACGTGGTCTAGCTGCCCCTGGGGTGGGAGCATTATCTAGTGGGGAGCTCAGAGGCAAGGGGGGTGACAGGAGGCAACCGTGACCCAGTGCccatccattttgttgaattaatccAACTTAAATATTGAATTTTGACTCAGCAGCAATTGCTACCGTTTTGAATTCTATTGTTAATGGCGGGTCGTACAAACAAAACCGCTATTCTAAATTATGTCCTTCGTGGGGGAGGGCTTGAGTTTATGGGCCCaaggtcttcctggtttctgattcttccggccATTTTTGCCATTTGCCATCAGGAGCACGAAatgttaataaggaatggggaaaaattaTAACTAATCTTAaggaccattgtaaacagttataaagtaggattggaataacccttgtagtttaatggtgaattctgGATATAATGGGGATGTAAAAGATTTGATTATGAAAGATGCAGGAAGGAAATGTTTAATAGTAGGACCCacaaaggagaggagagaagtcTGAGAGATCCTTTGGAATCTTGCTTTTATGCGATTGTAAAACtctaatttgaaaaaccaaataaatttatatataaaaaagagtttATGGGTCCAAGGAGGCAGCTTGGGAGGCCCTGTCCTGTCAGGAGCACGGGGGACGTTCTTGTGGACTTGGGGGTGTGGCAGGCTCCCCGACCCCAAAGGCTCACCACAGCCGGGGAGGGCACGTGGATGAAGGGCACAGCCCGAGGGCCAGGTGGTTCACCAGCTGGCAGAGGACCACCCCGTTGGCCAGCGCCTCGCCCAAGTCTTCGGCCAGAGTGACGTTCAGCTGGGACTCGATGGCCTgcagggaggaaggggagagaggagcagtcagcaagggggggggggagaagaggccaAGGATTGAGGGGTCCCTGGGCGTGAACCTCAGCGTCCTCCGGAGCTGTGCGTCACTAATGCCGGTCATCTCTTATCGGGAGAGGCTAAGAACTTAcaaagggccctgctggatcagactcaGCATCCGAAGAACGGCAGAACGTAAGGcgagccggctggatcaggcccctggGGGCTCATGGAGTCCAGCcccctgttctcacggtggccagccagattcctCCATGGGGAACCCGcaggcaggatccgagcacaagaggaacgcatcgctgcctctgactgGAGAGGGCAGAGCCGAGCCACAGCGTCCCTCCGTCGCTGCTCCCTCAAGGCATCCCCGCTTACTCCACCTTCAGCCGCCTTCTGCAATGTTTAACAGGCAGCTAGCTCCCCATGGACACGCTCCAAGGCACCTTGCATTTCGCTGAAATCACCTATCTTTGAATCACCATCGAAAAAGCCAACACCCTGTGCTGTCTTGCCCCTTTTAGAGATGTTTTCTGCTCACTCCTGAGCTGGGCACGATTCGAACGCGCCTAAAACGGTTTGCTGCCTGCATTTCTGAACGTTTCGCCTGATGTATTAACAAAGGTTTTAAACTGCTTGGACATTTTCTCCCGTAAGAATATAAAACGGCATAGGAGtgctttttctcttgtttttattctgcattGTACTTTTTTATTGCACTTCTGTGTTGTGAGACCCCTGAGAGCTACGGGGACAGGGCGGTATCCCTATAGAGCCCACCGTAATCCTAATGCGAGGTTCTGTTTACTGTTGAGCCGCAAGGAGACGTGCCCCTTGGAAGCTCCTTCCTCCCGGCTCTTGGGGGTCCGTACCTTGCGCAGTTGAGCCGCGTGCTCCCTCTCGTCCTGGGCCTGCGATCCGGCACGCAGCCTCCGCTGGTTCCTGAGCTCAGAAGGGGAGAGGTCTGGCGAGAAGGAacctggggaggaagggggggggggaagctcatgCAGAAGGGCCCAAGTTACATCCACATTGTGCCCCTCGCAGCTTCTGCCCTGTGCGGGTGCTGCCTCTTGAAATTAATGGGGGGCCCCCTTGAGGGCTGGATGGATGTGGGGGTTACTCCAAAGCAGGCAGCAGGGTACCAGAAgcagtagagccagtgtggtgcggTGATTAGAGGGTTCAAtcaggacctgggttcaaatgctCCCACtgggctgtgaagctcactgggcgtgACCCAGTCAGCCTCGCCTCCCCTATAGGGTTGTCGCGGGGATAAAAATTGGGGGGACGGCAAgctgtgccaccttgagctcctcagaggaaagggcGGGGTGGAAATGCAACGAGTAAACTGTCATAAACCTGGGGCCCTTCGCTCCCAAAGAAACAAGGGCAGCTCACGGTCTGCCACAGCCCCACTTCGTTGGCGAGAATTGATGCTGTCAGCGACACAAGTGGGGTTCTGAACCTGCCATGGACGGTGTTGGTGGAGGGTGGGCCCCTGGGACTGCACTGACCCCAATCCCAAGCCCCGTTTGGCTGCGTCAGGAGGCCAAACCCTTTGGGGCGAGGGGGGAGATGCGCGAGGGCGACTGCGCCACCACTCTAGCCGCAGAGGGCCAGTAGCCCCGCTGCCCAACGGAGGGGGCGCTTCCCCACAGAGGCTTCTCCCCTTTCCCCtactcaccggagccccgctgcATGTTGTTCCGGGAGGAAGAGCGGAAAAGGAAGCTGGAAGGCTTCTGCACGGAGCCGGGCTCCCGGGACGAGGGGTAGGCAGGGTGAACGGGATCTGGAAAGGAGGCAGAGgatgaggaagaggggggcgagCTGGGGGGTTTGCActggaggagaaggagatggCAGGGAGCAAAAGGACCCCTTGACTCCACAGAGGAGACCAGCCTCCCCAACCTCAGtcctgtgacacacacacacacacacacacaccaccctcctCTTGAGGAAAGGggtcagtgcagaatgctgcagcccgATTGCTGACTGGAGCAAGGCCTTGTCTGGTGCATGCAACAACCATGAAGCGGAACGGAAGGCGAGAGAGAGGCAGGGCGCCACACAGGGGGACTCTGAAATCCGAAAGCCCAAAATCCACCCCTGGAGTTTAGACAAGCCTTCCCGGATGTTAAGAAAGTCGACGAGAGTTTCAATTTGTTTTTAGTCTAGCACTATTTTAACTTGAACGACGGCTGTTGATTTTTTCATTGCAAACGACTTTGAGGCTTTTGCTTCTTAccagattttatgaaataagtaaatgcttccccctctgctcGCCAGGAGACTCACCTGTGCCCCACCCCAACCCAGATTAGGAGGGACTCACCTGCAGAGTGCAGAGTTTGCCTGGGGGAGCCAGACAGCTGCTCTGGTCCCTAaaagagagatggggggaaagggggcaccGTTACTCggattctaataataataataatataataataataataataataataataatataatttattatttataccccccatctggctgggtttccccaagcactttgggcggtttccaacagaatattaaaaacaacacagcatccaacatttaaaacttccctaatcagggccgccttcagttgtcttttaaaagtagaatagttgcttattgccttgacatctggtgggaggcattccacggggcgggtgccaccaccgagaaggccctctgcctggttccctttaacctcacttctcgcagtgaggaactgccagaaggccctcagagctggacctcagtgtccgggctgaacgatgggggtggagacgctccttcaggtctactggtctttgaggccgtttagggctttcaaggtcagcaccaaccctttgaattgtgctcggaaacggactgggagccaatgtagctctctcaggaccggtgttatgtggtctcggcggctgctcccagtccccagtctagctgccgcattctggattaagtgcagtttccgagtcaccttccaaggtagccccacagagagcgcattgcagtagtccaagcaggagataaccagagcatgtgccACTCTGGGAAGATAAAACcaagcccttcttcatgcagtgcatagttacactgtgaaactccctccctggaggcagggatggccaccaacttggatgcctttctAAGAGGATTAGACCAGTTCATGGAGGAGCAGCGGGCTATTGAGGGCTCCTAGCCTCAGTGGCTATGGTTTGCCTCCACAGTTAGAGGtggcgatgcttctgaatgcccgtTTCTGGAACATCCcggggggagagggctcttgtgctcggatccagCTTGCGGGTTTCCAGCAGGCACCTGGTCGGCCTCTGTGAGAAGagatgctgggctagacgggcccctttggcctgatccagcagcacagCTGTTCTTATGGAGCCTCAGGTCTGGGGCAGTCTACCTAGAGTCCTAGGTCCTTAGGGGCaatcggccactgtgagaacaggatgttggactactaGGGAGGGGAAGACGGCTGAGCGATGCGGCTCAAGTTGCACAGCAGAGGCCAGGCCTCCTATCTGGCAGGGAGCCTTCATTGTGACGCCACGAGAAGAGCACCTGAAATGTTCTGAAAGGAAAGCAGACACGGGGGGGGACatgcccccctctctttctctttctctctctgttcatCCATCCTTACCTGGCTCCGATGCTTCAGCtgggagaggctgctgctgctgctgctgctgctttctgccaGGCTGCCGTGGGGGGAGAAAAGGAACCCGGagtcaaggagagagagagaggctggaccCGTCTAGCTGGTGTCCTGGGTGGCGGGGCTGCATCACCCAGACCCCCCCCTCTCCCACAGCCATGCTGGCGTAGCGTTTTACAGGGTCGGACCCCGGGAGGCCCGGGTTCAAATCCACCCAATCGGCCGTGAAGCcagccacccccacctcccagcctAATCTACCCCGtagggtcgttgtggggattaaaggaggaggagaacaacaacaacacagaccaccttgagctcctgggctATCAATGCAATAAATGAAACGGAAACGAAATACAGCGGGACCTCGGTTGTCggacgcgatccgttccggaagaccgtttcgacttccgaaacatccGACAACCGAGGGCGCAAAGGGCGGttggcaaagtcaatggagaaaaatgaaaaacacgCCCAGGAAGCCGTTCGACTCCCGAGGTGCGTTCGAAatcggaagcaattacttccggggtTTCcggcgttcggcttccgagacgcttCGAAAACCGTAGAAACAACCGCCGGCTTCTGGGTCTTAAGACGGGAGTcccatcttatttatttaacGAAGAGAGCGATAGCAGCCGCAGCATGAAGCGGGCAGAGGATTGGGCTGAGGAGGCCTGGATTCAAGTCCTCCCTCTGGCAggcacgggtgtgtgtgtgtgtgcgtggctTTTAAGGGTGCCTCCTTCCGCAAGGGTTAAGCGGTGTCTGCTCCTAACTTCTCGTGTCTTTATGGCATGGTTTActtgctgcatttttttaaatgatagggTGGTATGCAAACCCGTTATAGACAAGCAGaagggccagcccccccccccgacccctcCCGGCCGTTACCTCTCCCTCCTCTCGGCCCCCTGGCTCCACAGCGGTCGCTGCTGCATCTGCTGGCGCTCCCTCTCCTGCCACAGCTGCAGGATCTCCGGGCGACGGCGCTCCTCCCCAAAGGGCTCTGGCCTGGGCAGGCTGGccctggaggagaggggaagcaagaGGCAGGGGTGTCACAGCGCGGAGACCGTGGAGGGGCAACCGGCACCCACACAAAGGCATGGgggccctgcccatcactggctGCCCGCCTGGCCCCCTGCAAAAGTTCTGGTGTGCGGCCGCTAGAATGTTAATTGGACAacattggaaaggggaagaggttccaTAATTACGGGAATGGCACTTAAGATTGGTCGAGTTTATGAATttggcaagaatgacagcagcTATTAGAAATTTCAAACCaaaagtgacaggagaatggaaatacgtagaagaatatatgaaaaaggaggagttgaaacaaaattgctGATCTGTTTGGAATGATTCACCCACAGGAGTTAAGAAAATGTAGATATAAATAATAGTATCTGGATATAAGCTCgattgggaaaaataaaacaaacagcgTTGACTGGAATATCTGTAAGGAACacgaagtagaactttaggaagtctttaatttatatctttaacttttatctctaatctatctattattatttgtaacttttttctttttttaactggatGTGAGCTGTTGTGTGTAACttacctttttcttttgcttttttcttagcttttttcttagttttctttttttgtaattcttTAAGTTCAATGTAACACTGTATGATTTGTGTATGTAACTTTTaccttttgttctttttgtatttttttttagtttgaatgcaatattgtatgaatattggattttatttttaaacatatttcaataaaattgtttttaaaactaaaCAGCAAGTGGCCTCAAATCCCAGAGAGCATGTGGAGTTTGGGCCATTACTGGCAGCCACGAGGGATTTGAGGACCCCACACCCCCAAGCTCAGGATTGAGTATGGGGCAAAGGCACCCTGGGAGGAAGGGCTGGAGGAGACGGAAAGGAGACTCCGCAGGGACGCTCTGCTCCACGAGATCCCACCCGCCCGCAAAGGGAGCTGGCCGCAAGGTGGCGCCACACACCTGCCGGTCGGGCCCTGCTCCGCAAGTCCTGTTTTCTGGAGGGAAGTAGAGGAGCTCTTCCTGGGCTTCTGGAAGTCCTAGAAGAGGCCAAGAGGGCGGGAAGAGAGGAAAGTGTGAGcaaataaaggggggaggggagggatttgCTGGTTGAAGCTGCAACGTGACAGCTCAGAAAATTATGCCCGGGAAGAGAAAGCGGATAGGGAAAAGCTTTCATCCCTCTCTTGTGACGCCAGAACTCGTCCCGCGAAGCGGAGCGTTGGAGGATttgggaaagagaaaacaaagtcCGTTTTTCAcagctgaactgtggaactccctccggCAGAACACAAAGACGAGAAGGTGGTCAGGACCTCTTCCTTTTGGCAGTCCAACCCTcttgcacgccccccccccggtgataaTCTTGTTCAAGCAAAACAAGATGATTCGGAAGCTTTTgcccccagcccacccccccccagcacccaAACGCCACACGCTGCCCGCCCAGGACCCCAAAGTCGTTCCTCCGCTTGTGGAGAGTGCAACAGGCCTCGCCATCCTCGGACTCTATCCCTgccctcccttccaactctcccagCAGGACATGGGAAAATCCGGCCCCGGGAGGTCTGCCAGTAGGAGGGCAAGCTCCATTCTCACCTCGGTGGGTGCCGTCCCCAGAGAGGCGCTCTCTGGCTTCCCCACGGAGACctcgtcctcctcttcctccccattgaCGCTGCTGTCGATGTAGTCGATCTGCTCCAGATCAGCGGCATCCACTGTGTggaacagaggaaggaaggaagggaggaagcaggTTAGGGCTCAGGGctccctctttttctccctccgGGCCCAGTCAGGTCTTGCTGTTAGCAACacccacacccccccccatttgcctGGCTCCTCACCTGTCCCATTGCGCTTCTCCCTCAGCTGCTTGGGGTCTCTGGCCAGCTCAGCAATGCGGAAGGAGAGGTCCGAAAACTCATCTGTGGACTGAGAAGCAGGGAGAATGGGGGACGGTGAAGGAGAAGAGAGAAACAGCAAATGACGGGTGGTAAGGGCCGTCCGACAGCTGAACGGACTCCTTtgctggaggcttttaagcagaggtggcaCGGCCACCTGGCAGCGATTCTTGAGCagcgattcctgcactgcagggggctggactagataacccatgggggtcccttccatcttaATGATGCTTGAATTCTATGGccctggaaggtggtgggctctccttcgcattttaagcagagtttggatagcCTTCTGTCAGGGGTTACTGAGCTGTGATCATTGGCCGCCTGTCAGGCATGATGGAgccactgcagggggctggactagatgagcctcgggggACCCTTTCCGGCCCTGCAATCCTATAACGCTGTGACTAGGATGGAACCCAACCGGCCAGAGGCTCACGTCACACCCCGCTGGCTGGAGGGCCCCCTGCAaagcccctccctctctccccttcgTAACTGTAAAAAACATCCCCGCAAGCACATTCGGAAAGCGTTCCGCACCTCGTTCCCCGACCACCGCTTGCTCCCGCTGTCGACGCTGTTGAAGCCCGAGTCGAGGCCGCCGTACTGCCGCACGGGTAGAAATCGTCCGGGAGGCTGGGGGAGCAGACACAGAAACAAGCCTCTTGGAAACTATGCTCTTCTGGCTCCACTCCGGCGGCCAAAGCAGCTCCAGAGCCCCCTCCTCCCCGGTGcagcctctctcctccccctcctggcCCCAGACACGCTGCTCTTTCCCATGGGGTGGAAGCAGCAATAGCAGCTTAGCAGAGCCTCCCAGGACCCCCCCCCTGCCCGCCTTACCACGTCCCGAAGCCGGCGGGGCGGGCTCCTTGTGCGAACTCTGCCAGGTCCGGCCGCGCCTTGCTGCAGGCCTCAATgttgaggtatttgaagatgtGGATTTTGCCTTTCGAGCAGATCTGCGGGGAGAACGGAGGCGCCGGGTCACAGGGTGGCGGCGGCTCCCGAAAAACGAAGGCCGCCTGCTCCTTTCGGCAAGGAGGAAGTGCAACAAGTGGCCGGATCGCGCCTGCCTTCCCTGCCAGCCTGCTACGCCCTAGCCCCGGGCCCCACTGAGAGCCCTGGCCCCTGCTCTGCCTTCTCCTAAGGGCAGGATAAATGGAAAGGGTGGGGTGTGTTTGGGGAGAACCACAGGCCAGCTCCGCCCTTCCTTCCAAGCAATCTCTGCTCTcagccacccaccccctgcttccCTGTTACCTGCGCAGGTGGGAACTGCAAAGGGTTGTTCTCCAGCAGGATGGACTGCAGGTGCCGCAGGTGGCGGTAGCAGGTGGGAATGCGGACAACGCGGTTGCAGGAGAAGTCCAGCCGCACCAGGGGCAGCTCCGCCAGCTCTGAAATGGGGAGGGGCAAAGCACAGGGTCCATGAGCAAGGGGAAGCAGGGCAGGGAGGGCTCCCCCCATTGCCCGTTTAGAAGCAGGGGATCTGCCAGTGCCCAGATGGCGGCAGCAAAGGAGGGAGGCTTTGGGCAGCCACTGACCTTCAGGCAGGATGGCGATTTGGTTCCTCCGGACGTTGAGGTCCCGAAGAGACTCCAGGCCGCCCACACTCGCCGGCAGGGACTGCAGCTCATTGCTGCTGACGTCCTGAAGCAGAAAAGAAGATTTGGGAAAAGGCCACAGGTGAGCTGAGCCCCatcccagtgggggggggagggagagccctggaggcagggagagagccTGAGAGGTCCCAGTACTAAGACTGCTATGGAGACATCTCACATGGGGCAGGAGAGaaagcttatttatttcataaaatttacatactagtaatttcattttatttttaaaaaacccaaccacccaccaactcaaagcagtttaccaaaaagataaaacaataaattaaaaggaCATAGGTTGTCTAATGGCTGATGGGCTGGGTACAGAGgagggtttttgcctggcacctaaatacaTGCAATGGtagtgccaggcgagcctctctggggagggcattccacaaatggggagccacgacagaaaaggccccgttcttgtgttgtcTTGGTATGTTTGAATGGGcagagaggcccccccccccacaattctaCCTAGGCGTCTTCAAGGTGATTTGGGGTGAGAGAGGGATCCAAGCAGGTTGTCTGCAGGGGGTTGTCCTAGCAGATTGAAGCATGTGATGGTTG is a genomic window containing:
- the LRCH4 gene encoding LOW QUALITY PROTEIN: leucine-rich repeat and calponin homology domain-containing protein 4 (The sequence of the model RefSeq protein was modified relative to this genomic sequence to represent the inferred CDS: inserted 3 bases in 3 codons), giving the protein MAAGEGGADALPPPSPSLPGPLPGPERALEEAAASGSLSLAGRRLRHFPGGAARRWDLSDTTQADLSRNRFAEVPEDACHLMSLEGLSLYHNCLRSIPXAIANLQALTYLNVSRNQLSSLPSCLSLLPLKVLIASNNKLVSLPDDIGTLSTLRQLDVSSNELQSLPASVGGLESLRDLNVRRNQIAILPEELAELPLVRLDFSCNRVVRIPTCYRHLRHLQSILLENNPLQFPPAQICSKGKIHIFKYLNIEACSKARPDLAEFAQGARPAGFGTCLPDDFYPXRQYGGLDSGFNSVDSGSKRWSGNESTDEFSDLSFRIAELARDPKQLREKRNGTVDAADLEQIDYIDSSVNGEEEEDEVSVGKPESASLGTAPTEDFQKPRKSSSTSLQKTGLAEQGPTGRASLPRPEPFGEERRRPEILQLWQERERQQMQQRPLWSQGAERRESLAESSSSSSSSLSQLKHRSQGPEQLSGSPRQTLHSADPVHPAYPSSREPGSVQKPSSFLFRSSSRNNMQRGSGSFSPDLSPSELRNQRRLRAGSQAQDEREHAAQLRKAIESQLNVTLAEDLGEALANGVVLCQLVNHLXPRAVPFIHVPSPAVPKLNAIKSRKNVDSFLAACRQMGLPEESLCSPHHVLEEEGLPRVAKTVRTLLATGCAAPPPGRQKT